The window CTCAGCCATACTGTCGGCAGGCATCAGCTTCATAAAATACATGGCAGACGAACGGGTTGCTGCCATCGTATTCTGGCTCATGGGCAGCTTCGTTTCCCGCACTTGGCTTGACGCTACGCTAACCGGCGTCACCGCCCTACTCGGTTTTTGCCTTTGCCTCTATTTTTCCCGTGACCTGAACATCATGTCGCTCGGTGCGCGTTCGGCCCGCAGCCTCGGCGTGGACACCGGACGGGTTCGCCTAGTTCTGTTGCTCACCGCCTCCCTCATCAGCGCGGTCTGCGTTTCCGTCTCCGGCATCATCGGCTTTGTCGGTCTGATCATTCCGCATCTCATGCGTTTTGTGGTCGGCCCCGACAATCGCTGGCTTTTGCCTGCATCCGGTCTTGGCGGTGCCATTCTCCTTCTACTGGCCGACACGCTCACACGCGCAGTGCTGCCCAACGAGGTACCAATCGGCGTACTCACCGCCCTCATAGGCGGCCCGGTCTTCTGTTGGATTTTCACCCGCACCCGCACCCGCAGTGGGAGGCGTTATGACTAGCGTCACCTATACTCTGGACAACCTGAGTTTCGACTATGGCGGTACAGAAGTATTGCGCAATCTGAATCACGTATTCGAGCCGGGATTGGTCCACGCCGTTGTCGGGCCCAACGGTAGCGGCAAATCCACACTGCTTTCGCTGTTGGCAGGCCACCATTCACCGGTCTTCGGCCAGGCGCTTGTCAACGACAGCAACGTAACTGCACTTTCTCCCAAACAGCAGGCAACCCTTTGCGCCATGGTACCGCAAGAGTTCCGATTCAACTTTCCCTTCTCGGTTTTCGATGCCGTGCTCATGGGACGCCATCCACACATCCCACGCTTTTCCCGGCCATCTGACGAAGACATTACCGCGGCCCACGCAGCCATGATCACCATGGACATCGCCCATCTTTCCGCACGCCCCCTGTCCGAGCTTTCAGGGGGTGAAAAGCAGCGTACGGTGTTTGCCCGTGCATTGGCACAATCCACACCGGGACTCTTGCTTGACGAGCCCACATCAAGTATGGACATCCGACACGCGCTGGCCGCCATGACCGAACTGCGTCGACTGGCCCGCAAGGATAATCGCACGATCATCGCCGTGCTCCACGATCTCAATCTGGCCGCCAGTTACTGCGACCGCGTTCTCATCTTCAAGGACGGCCGGATTCACGCCCACGGTACTCCCGGAAACGCACTGACGCCCGAGACTATCCGCGACGTATTTGGCGTCACGGCACAGGTCATGCGTGATTCGTCCAACTCTCTTGTTATTACATACGTACCATAGGATTTATTGTGAAAAAGCTCTTCTACACACTCCTCTTCCTGCTCCTGTTCGCAACATCCGCTCGCGCGGAACAGATGGCCGATGACGTCGGCACGACCTTCTTCTTCGAGAAGCCCTACACCCGCATCATTTCTCTCTATGCAGCTCACACAGAGAATCTTTTCAATCTTGGCCTCGATACCGAAATCATTGGTGTGAGCAAAACAGAAGACTACCCCTATCAGGCATTGAACAAACCCCGGTTCTCCACTCATGATGGCGTTGAAAAGTTCCTTGCAGCCAAGCCTGATCTCGTCCTGATTCGCCCCATGCAATTCCGTGGTTATCCCGGCCTTTGGAACGCCTTAAAAAAACACGGCATCCGTGTTCTGGCACTTCAACCCAACACCATTGATGAAATGTACAAATACTGGCGCAAGCTGGGACGACTCACCGGCCGGGAACTTCAGGCCGAAAGAATGATCGGAGAATTCAAGGAAGGTATCGAGACGGCCCTGCAGCGCATCGACACAATCCCCATGAACGAACGTCCGTGGGTCTTTTTCGAATCAATCCACAAGAAATTTGCTACGTTTTCCCCCGGCTCCATGCCTATCTTTGTCATGAAGACAGCCGGAGGTCGTAATATTGCCGCTGACGCCAAACCGCGCCACGGCACCAACATCGCCTCTTACGGTCTGGAGCGTATGCTTCACAAGGCCGCCAAGATTGATGTGTATCTGGCCCAATACGGCGCAATGAATCAGGTTGAAGTACGCCGTATAATGAACGGCCCTGCCGCCTCACGAATCAAAGCAGTACGTGATCGCAACGTCTTCCTGGTGGATGAGCACCTCGTGTCCCGCCCTACCATGCGACTGCTTGAGGGCATTAACGCTGTCCATCGCTTGCTGCATCCGGGCGGAAATCATTAATCCGTCCCACATCAACGAATATTGTTTTCAAATCATTTAAAGGAACCCATCAGTGACTCAGACAGGCATTCTCTACGGCATCGGCGTCGGCCCCGGCGATCCAGATCTTCTCACCCTCAAAGCCGTCAAGGCGTTGGGTGAAGTAGACGTCATCTTTGCCGCCGCATCCACCAAGAACGATTATTCCACGGCCTATGCCATTGCCGAGCCGCATCTGAAAAAAGGCGTTCGCGTCGAGCACCTTGGCTTCCCTATGACCAAGGACCAGGATGAGTTGGAAGCAGCATGGAAGAAGAACGCTGACATCGTCTCCAAGGTGCTGAACGCGGGAGAAAACGCCGCTTTCCTGACTTTGGGAGATCCGCTGACTTACTCCACTTACGGCTACCTCCAGCGTACACTCCTGAAAATGGACCCCAGCTTTCATCTGCAAGCCATTCCGGGGATCACCTCCTTTCAGGCTGCCGCTTCCAAAATCGGTCTGATCATGACCGAATCCAAGGAATCCCTGCTCATCACATCGGGCGTAGCCGATCCCGAAGAGTTGGAACGTCAGCTTGACGTGGCCGACAACGCTGTTATCCTAAAGGCCTACAAAAACTTCGAAGATATCCGCGCCACGCTGGAGAAGCTGCGCCTTGACGACAAGACCGTGTTGGTCTCCCGTCTCGGCATGGAAGGCGAGTCCATCCTCATGGACATCAAGGACGCCCCCAAGACCCCGCACTACTTTTCTCTGGCACTGGTCAAAAAGAATAAGAGATAAATGAAAACAGCCATCGTCCTCGCTGCCTTCGGTTCACGGCACAAGAATTCCCAGGCCTCCATCAATCACATCACCGAACGTGTGAAGGAAACCCATCCTGACGTTCCGGTGCGTGTCGCCTATACCTCTAAGATCATTCGCGGCCATATGGAAAAAGCAGGCGAGACTATAGATTCTGTCCCACAGGCATTGGATAAGCTGCTGGCAGAAGGCGTGACACACGTTGCCATCCAGTCACTCCACCTTGTTCCCGGCAAAGAGTTTCACGAACTCCTGCGACTGGCCAACGAATACATGCTCAAAGACGACGGTTTCAACCGCGTAGAGATTGGATTCCCCCTCGTTTCCGGCGAGACTGACATTGAGCCGGTGGCCGAGGCCATCCTCTCCATCGGTCTTGAAGGTAAAGGCGATCACGACGCGGTCCTTTTCATGGGCCACGGCACGCGCCAGCTCGACGGCAGCGTGTATTACGAAGCGCTTCACCATGCATTCCAGGAGCGAGACAAGACCGTACACATGGGCGTCATGGAACATCAGGAGGAATCCGGCATTGATGTCATGATCCAGCGTTTTAAGAAGGACGGCGTCAAAAAGGCATACCTGCTGCCCTTCCTGTTCGGTTCAGGCTGGCACGCTGCCCGTGATATGGTTGGTGAACACGACACCAGTTGGCGATCCCGTCTCGAGGCCGAAGGCATCGAGTGTGAAGCTGTTCTCAAAGGGGCAGGAGAATATGACCGCCTTGTCTGCTTCTGGCTCTCACATCTGAACGACGCCCTCAAGCGCCTTTCCCGCTGCTAGATTCTTTCGAGTTACAAGACAATAAAAGGGGCTGCATCTCAATCGATGCAGCCCCTTTTGTTTCAATTCGGTTAGGCCCTAAAAATTGAAAGTATAATCCGAAGTATCCTTGTTGCCTTTGCGTACTTCGGCCTGGCGCTTCTGCTCGTCCAAAACAATACGGTGAACAGTATCAGCCTGTCTGCGATCAAGGTCGAAGAAGGTGAGCCCAGTAAAGGCTGGTGCGGCCCGAACAACTCGTGCTTTCAAATTCGATGCGACCATCTTCCCGTTTGCAAAGAGGTGGATTGTCAACGACTGTCCTTCACGCTTTCCGATAGGACAACCAATCCCCACGCCAGAGGGACTCAAATCCTTGGCCACGTACACGGCCGGTCGACCATCTATCTTTACATGCAGTCCATCGATTTTAGCGCGATAGGCCTGCCTGTCGCCTTCGGACTTCTTTCCAAAACTAATCTTGAACGGATTCTTAACCATATCTCCGGAACTCCCGGCACGGAAGCTAGCAGGCACCATCCAATTTGCCAAGGCTCCAGTTGATCATTTACAGCCCCGTAACCATGAGCTAGTCTCCCGGCATCAAGGGAGAATCACGTGAGCATCTTCGTTACCACACACGATGGCACCCGCCTTGCCCTGGAACATTCTCCGGGAGACACTCTGGCGAAAACCATATTTCTGAGCCGACTCTGGCACGGCGTTCCTCTTTGTTCCGGCCTGGGCAAATGCGGTTTCTGTCGCGTTCGCTACCTCTCTGATGCACCGGACTATAACCGGGACGAATTGAAGAAGCTCGGCCAGGAAGCGGTGGATCAAGGCTGGAGACTTTCCTGCCTGCATCCATCCGAGCCGTGTAAGATCGAAATCCCCGA of the Pseudodesulfovibrio sp. zrk46 genome contains:
- a CDS encoding iron ABC transporter permease encodes the protein MTTALRTHTRSGLMIVMLALFLGISLILATGMGYIAIAPGDVLVILCDAVRGAVNSIDPLYQSVVLEVRLPRILTSAAVGFGLAVSGAVFQGLLLNPLADPFTLGVSSGAAFGAALALLLGLTFLGPTTLCLMAFLGAILTLLAVIAMSGRDGEFAPTNLILSGVIVSAILSAGISFIKYMADERVAAIVFWLMGSFVSRTWLDATLTGVTALLGFCLCLYFSRDLNIMSLGARSARSLGVDTGRVRLVLLLTASLISAVCVSVSGIIGFVGLIIPHLMRFVVGPDNRWLLPASGLGGAILLLLADTLTRAVLPNEVPIGVLTALIGGPVFCWIFTRTRTRSGRRYD
- a CDS encoding ABC transporter ATP-binding protein — its product is MTSVTYTLDNLSFDYGGTEVLRNLNHVFEPGLVHAVVGPNGSGKSTLLSLLAGHHSPVFGQALVNDSNVTALSPKQQATLCAMVPQEFRFNFPFSVFDAVLMGRHPHIPRFSRPSDEDITAAHAAMITMDIAHLSARPLSELSGGEKQRTVFARALAQSTPGLLLDEPTSSMDIRHALAAMTELRRLARKDNRTIIAVLHDLNLAASYCDRVLIFKDGRIHAHGTPGNALTPETIRDVFGVTAQVMRDSSNSLVITYVP
- a CDS encoding ABC transporter substrate-binding protein, whose amino-acid sequence is MKKLFYTLLFLLLFATSARAEQMADDVGTTFFFEKPYTRIISLYAAHTENLFNLGLDTEIIGVSKTEDYPYQALNKPRFSTHDGVEKFLAAKPDLVLIRPMQFRGYPGLWNALKKHGIRVLALQPNTIDEMYKYWRKLGRLTGRELQAERMIGEFKEGIETALQRIDTIPMNERPWVFFESIHKKFATFSPGSMPIFVMKTAGGRNIAADAKPRHGTNIASYGLERMLHKAAKIDVYLAQYGAMNQVEVRRIMNGPAASRIKAVRDRNVFLVDEHLVSRPTMRLLEGINAVHRLLHPGGNH
- the cobI gene encoding precorrin-2 C(20)-methyltransferase; its protein translation is MTQTGILYGIGVGPGDPDLLTLKAVKALGEVDVIFAAASTKNDYSTAYAIAEPHLKKGVRVEHLGFPMTKDQDELEAAWKKNADIVSKVLNAGENAAFLTLGDPLTYSTYGYLQRTLLKMDPSFHLQAIPGITSFQAAASKIGLIMTESKESLLITSGVADPEELERQLDVADNAVILKAYKNFEDIRATLEKLRLDDKTVLVSRLGMEGESILMDIKDAPKTPHYFSLALVKKNKR
- a CDS encoding sirohydrochlorin cobaltochelatase — its product is MKTAIVLAAFGSRHKNSQASINHITERVKETHPDVPVRVAYTSKIIRGHMEKAGETIDSVPQALDKLLAEGVTHVAIQSLHLVPGKEFHELLRLANEYMLKDDGFNRVEIGFPLVSGETDIEPVAEAILSIGLEGKGDHDAVLFMGHGTRQLDGSVYYEALHHAFQERDKTVHMGVMEHQEESGIDVMIQRFKKDGVKKAYLLPFLFGSGWHAARDMVGEHDTSWRSRLEAEGIECEAVLKGAGEYDRLVCFWLSHLNDALKRLSRC
- a CDS encoding PilZ domain-containing protein, translated to MVKNPFKISFGKKSEGDRQAYRAKIDGLHVKIDGRPAVYVAKDLSPSGVGIGCPIGKREGQSLTIHLFANGKMVASNLKARVVRAAPAFTGLTFFDLDRRQADTVHRIVLDEQKRQAEVRKGNKDTSDYTFNF